One segment of Streptosporangium brasiliense DNA contains the following:
- a CDS encoding ATP-binding protein, whose amino-acid sequence MERNPWWRGNLPAETTGFVGRESEIRELLKLLAETSLVTVTGAGGVGKSRVAVRAAEECQGSYPDGAWLVELSGERDGDLLAHIVAAALGLREQSARPGGEVLAEFLAGKNLLLILDGCEHLPDACRDLVTAVLAGAPGVRIIVTSRQPLGLAWEALLPVGPFEPPAPDAVGPMTDDALRLFLDRARAAAPGLETDRAALMSAARICRRLDGIPLAVELAAGLLRTLPLERLAERSEEWFRASPLERLAGRSEEWFRASPVERLAGRSEKWSGASPVERRGERSGGPYDDRGPLSRPESLHATLRTVIGWSHELCGPGERLLSARLSVFAGDFDAEAAGWVCGDGLTDVPVLLAGLADRALLARVPGGYRQPEAVKEYGRRRLARLGEEAGLLRRHRRYHLDLARRADAGWYGPGQEGWAARLNSAGTDLRRALGSGDPSSPLSVELAGRLWPLWLCLGRSGEGRHHMGRVIDAAPGADPGLPRLLWADGCVAIAEGDLERGRRRLEAALSAALDGDDHTAAGHARLQLAVHALSVGAFDEVEPGIERARECFRRAGRATVGEPLALVTLAMAVTWRGEFARAVSTLEEVQRLCDARGERWARACGDYVLSIARLGLGRAAGAAAAARQSLDVKWRLRDTAGVALAVDQLAVIAAVEGDGYRTARLQGTGARLRAISGLRGSGCPQGMSEPGTVAERTARQLLGDDAYDAAFAEGHDDDPGSAVAYALA is encoded by the coding sequence ATGGAACGGAACCCATGGTGGCGCGGGAACCTCCCCGCGGAGACGACCGGCTTCGTCGGCCGTGAGAGCGAGATCCGGGAGCTGCTGAAGCTCCTGGCCGAGACGTCGCTGGTCACGGTCACCGGCGCCGGAGGCGTCGGCAAGTCACGGGTCGCGGTGAGGGCGGCGGAGGAATGCCAGGGCTCCTATCCGGACGGCGCCTGGCTGGTGGAGCTGTCCGGCGAACGCGACGGCGACCTGCTCGCCCACATCGTCGCGGCCGCCCTGGGGCTGCGCGAGCAGTCGGCCCGCCCCGGGGGCGAGGTGCTGGCCGAATTCCTCGCGGGCAAGAACCTCCTGCTGATCCTGGACGGCTGCGAGCATCTCCCGGACGCCTGCCGCGACCTCGTCACCGCCGTCCTGGCCGGGGCGCCCGGCGTGCGGATCATCGTGACCTCCCGGCAGCCCCTCGGCCTTGCCTGGGAGGCGCTGCTGCCCGTCGGGCCGTTCGAGCCGCCGGCCCCCGACGCCGTGGGGCCGATGACGGACGACGCGCTCCGGCTCTTCCTCGACCGGGCCCGGGCCGCGGCCCCCGGCCTGGAGACGGACAGGGCGGCACTGATGTCCGCGGCCAGGATCTGCCGGCGGCTGGACGGCATCCCGCTCGCCGTCGAGCTGGCCGCCGGGCTGCTCCGGACGCTGCCGCTGGAACGGCTCGCGGAGCGTTCGGAGGAATGGTTCCGAGCGTCGCCGCTGGAGCGGCTCGCGGGGCGTTCGGAGGAATGGTTCCGAGCGTCGCCGGTGGAGCGGCTCGCGGGGCGGTCCGAGAAGTGGTCCGGAGCGTCGCCGGTGGAGCGCCGGGGGGAGCGGTCCGGGGGACCGTACGACGACCGGGGGCCGCTGTCCCGCCCCGAGAGCCTGCACGCCACCCTGCGCACCGTGATCGGCTGGAGCCATGAGCTGTGCGGCCCCGGGGAGCGCCTGCTCTCGGCCCGGCTGTCGGTCTTCGCCGGAGACTTCGACGCCGAGGCCGCCGGGTGGGTGTGCGGCGACGGCCTGACCGACGTGCCCGTTCTGCTGGCCGGCCTGGCGGACAGGGCGCTGCTCGCCCGGGTCCCCGGCGGCTACCGGCAGCCGGAGGCGGTCAAGGAGTACGGCCGGCGGCGGCTCGCCCGGCTCGGGGAGGAGGCCGGGCTGCTCCGCCGGCACCGCCGCTACCACCTCGACCTGGCACGCAGGGCCGACGCCGGCTGGTACGGCCCCGGGCAGGAGGGATGGGCGGCCCGGCTGAACTCCGCCGGCACCGATCTCCGCCGCGCGCTCGGCTCCGGCGACCCGTCGAGCCCGCTGTCCGTCGAGCTCGCCGGGAGGCTCTGGCCCCTCTGGCTCTGCCTGGGCCGGTCGGGCGAGGGCCGCCACCACATGGGACGGGTGATCGACGCCGCGCCCGGCGCTGATCCCGGGCTGCCCAGGCTCCTGTGGGCCGACGGCTGCGTGGCCATCGCTGAAGGGGACCTGGAGCGGGGCCGCCGCCGGCTGGAGGCGGCCCTGTCGGCCGCCCTCGACGGGGACGACCACACGGCGGCCGGGCACGCCCGGCTCCAACTGGCCGTCCACGCCCTGTCCGTCGGCGCCTTCGACGAGGTGGAACCCGGCATCGAGCGCGCCCGTGAGTGTTTCCGCAGGGCCGGCCGGGCGACCGTCGGCGAGCCGCTCGCCCTGGTGACCCTGGCGATGGCGGTCACCTGGCGCGGCGAGTTCGCCAGGGCCGTCTCCACACTGGAGGAGGTGCAGCGGCTCTGCGACGCCAGAGGCGAGCGCTGGGCCCGCGCCTGCGGTGACTACGTGCTGTCCATCGCGCGGCTCGGTCTCGGTCGGGCGGCCGGGGCCGCGGCGGCGGCCAGGCAGTCGCTCGACGTCAAGTGGCGGCTGCGCGACACGGCCGGCGTGGCGCTGGCCGTCGACCAGCTCGCGGTGATCGCCGCGGTCGAGGGGGACGGCTACCGCACGGCCCGCCTCCAGGGCACGGGAGCGCGGCTGCGGGCCATCTCCGGGCTGCGGGGGTCCGGCTGCCCGCAGGGCATGTCGGAGCCGGGGACGGTCGCCGAGCGCACGGCCAGGCAACTGCTCGGCGACGACGCCTACGACGCGGCCTTCGCCGAGGGCCACGACGACGACCCCGGCTCCGCGGTGGCCTACGCCCTCGCCTGA
- a CDS encoding RNA polymerase sigma factor translates to MVRDSGRELLPGASPRASPCGGISHDTAKEPPTDDDEAIARSLAGDLDAYEVLVTRYSALAHRTAAMLGAADEAEDVVQEAFVKAYRHLAGFRREAPFRPWLLRIVANETHNLTRSRGRRAELAVKLTELDPPGVEDPQDVAVDTDRRTRLLDMVRTLPEREREVVVCRYFLQLSEAETAQVLDLPVGTVKSRAFRGLKRLREEVGRDLA, encoded by the coding sequence GTGGTCCGGGACTCCGGCCGGGAGCTCCTGCCCGGGGCTTCCCCCCGGGCGTCGCCGTGCGGTGGAATCTCTCACGACACCGCGAAGGAGCCCCCGACGGACGACGACGAGGCGATCGCCCGCTCCCTGGCCGGTGACCTGGACGCCTACGAGGTGCTGGTCACCCGCTACAGCGCGCTCGCGCACCGCACGGCGGCGATGCTCGGCGCCGCCGACGAGGCCGAGGACGTGGTCCAGGAGGCGTTCGTCAAGGCATACCGCCACCTGGCCGGCTTCCGCCGCGAGGCGCCGTTCCGGCCCTGGCTGCTGCGGATCGTGGCCAACGAGACCCACAACCTGACCCGTTCGCGGGGCCGCCGGGCCGAGCTGGCCGTGAAGCTGACCGAGCTGGACCCTCCCGGGGTGGAGGACCCGCAGGACGTGGCGGTCGACACCGACCGGCGGACCCGGCTCCTCGACATGGTCCGTACGCTTCCCGAGCGGGAACGTGAGGTCGTCGTCTGCCGGTATTTCCTGCAACTGTCGGAGGCCGAGACCGCCCAGGTGCTCGACCTCCCGGTCGGCACCGTCAAGTCGCGGGCCTTCCGCGGCCTGAAGCGTCTGCGTGAGGAGGTGGGCCGTGACCTCGCCTGA
- a CDS encoding adenosine deaminase, giving the protein MPRPLSELPKAHLHLHFTGSMRHSTLIELAQEHGLHLPDSLKEDWPPRLRATDERGWFRFQRLYDIARAVLQREEDVYRLVREAAEDEAAEGSRWLEIQVDPSGYAHRFGGLTPALELMLDAADKAAGYAGIGIAVVVAANRTRHPLDAKTLARLATQYMDHGVVGFGLSNDERRGRARDFDGAFRLAKRAGLLAVPHGGELLGAASVAECVEVLGADRVGHGVRAAESPRLMELLAERRITCEVCPTSNVGLGVAERAEDVPLRRLFDAGVPIALGADDPLLFGSRLLPQYELARQVYGFDDAELAELARQSIRASTAPEQVRRELFKEIDEWLASAD; this is encoded by the coding sequence ATGCCACGTCCCCTCAGCGAACTGCCCAAGGCCCACCTGCATCTGCACTTCACCGGCTCGATGCGGCACTCCACCCTGATCGAGCTCGCCCAGGAGCACGGCCTGCACCTGCCGGACTCGCTGAAGGAGGACTGGCCGCCCAGGTTGCGGGCGACCGACGAGCGCGGCTGGTTCCGCTTCCAGCGGCTCTACGACATCGCGCGGGCGGTCCTGCAGCGGGAGGAAGACGTCTACCGGCTGGTGCGCGAGGCCGCCGAGGACGAGGCCGCCGAGGGGTCCCGCTGGCTGGAGATCCAGGTGGACCCGTCGGGATACGCCCATCGGTTCGGCGGGCTCACCCCGGCTCTGGAGCTGATGCTCGACGCCGCGGACAAGGCGGCCGGCTACGCGGGGATAGGGATCGCGGTCGTGGTGGCCGCCAACCGGACCCGGCACCCGTTGGACGCCAAGACGCTGGCCCGCCTCGCCACGCAGTACATGGACCACGGCGTGGTCGGGTTCGGGCTCTCCAACGACGAGCGCCGCGGCCGGGCCCGTGACTTCGACGGGGCCTTCCGGCTCGCGAAACGGGCCGGGCTGCTGGCCGTACCGCACGGCGGGGAGCTGCTGGGCGCCGCCAGCGTGGCCGAGTGCGTCGAGGTGCTGGGCGCCGACCGGGTGGGACACGGCGTGCGGGCGGCCGAGTCGCCGCGGCTGATGGAGCTCCTCGCCGAACGGCGGATCACCTGTGAGGTCTGCCCCACCTCCAACGTCGGGCTGGGGGTGGCCGAGCGGGCCGAGGACGTGCCGCTGCGGCGGCTGTTCGACGCCGGTGTGCCGATCGCGCTGGGCGCCGACGACCCGTTGCTGTTCGGCTCCCGGCTGCTGCCGCAGTACGAGCTGGCCCGGCAGGTGTACGGCTTCGACGACGCGGAGCTCGCCGAGCTGGCCCGGCAGTCGATCCGGGCGTCGACGGCCCCGGAGCAGGTCCGCCGGGAGCTGTTCAAGGAGATCGACGAGTGGCTGGCATCAGCGGACTGA